AGTTCACGGTAACGCATTCCACTTGTATTAAAGAATTTTTTTAATGGTAATTCACTTTTTTCATGTAAATTACGTAAATCTTCTTTTGATGGTGGATTTTCAACAATATGAATCATCTCATATGCTACATCGTTTGCCTCAAACCATTTCTTTGCCTTTTGACATGTGCCACACTTTGGATATGAATAAAATGTTACTGTCATAAATTCACCTACTTTTTTACTAACCTTTACCTTTATCATATAGAAAACGTTTTATTATTTCAAACCATTATTCGCTAAACTTTTACTTATTTCGTGATAATTTTTAATAATCCTGCGAATTTTTCTTATTTTTCCGCCATTTGTTAAGAAAAAAATAAATATATAAATTTTTTTAGATTCTGCACCAAACATATATCTTAAACAAGCGTTTGATTAATTCCACATTTTTCTTTCTTACGCCTTGAGCTGCATCGGTTTCTTCCTACCGAACATACAGCTTAAACAAACGTTTGATTAATTCTCCATTTTTCTTTCTTAACCCTTAAGTTACATCGGTTTCTTCCTACCGAACATACAGCTTAAACAAACGTTTATTTAAAAAAATAAGAAGCCTTGTTTACAGGCTCCCTCATCATCTATTCAAATAATCTGCGATGGTTTGAAATACGACGATATACATATTATGAATACTTTCTTCTGTATTTCCTCCATTAGATAAACCAATTGCCCATTGTTGCCCTTCACCACTTCCGATATTTGCAAAACCTTGCGTATACATCACATTTACATCTTTTCGTGCACTGTTATACTCTGTCCCTTTTGTAATAAAAATTGAATATGATTTATCTTGTAAACCGATAAAAAACACTGGTTTCTTTAGCGATGAAAATACATTTTTGTACTGCTCTGTTGAGGCTTCTTGAAAGTGATCTTTCATTATTAGAAAACCATCCACTTCCTTAGATTTCTTTTCCAGTGCCTCTAACTTCATTTCCTCAAACTTTACATTCCTAAACGTATCTTTCGGCTTTTCTCCAACAACTCCAATTACGAGTGCTCTTCCGTTATATTCTAATTTCTCTCCTTCTTTATCCTTTGCACACCCAGCACTGACTAGGCATATCAATATAAAAAATAAGAAATACGATAAACGCTTCATATAGCACC
This genomic interval from Bacillus thuringiensis contains the following:
- a CDS encoding arsenate reductase family protein, which translates into the protein MTVTFYSYPKCGTCQKAKKWFEANDVAYEMIHIVENPPSKEDLRNLHEKSELPLKKFFNTSGMRYRELGLKDKLKDASEDEMYELLASDGMLIKRPIVTDGTNVTLGFNEEQFESVWKKYQ